In the Candidatus Zixiibacteriota bacterium genome, one interval contains:
- the tmk gene encoding dTMP kinase: MIRFITLEGGDGTGKSTQLRLLEGYLTGRGKICLATREPGGTALGRLLRRLLLETGEQPLAPKTELFFYLADRAQHVYEVIGPALESGKVVLCDRYTDSTLAYQGYGRGIDVGALKQLNAMASGGLSADLTLLFDCPVEISLARTLQRQSSAPGEDRFERERLEFHARVRDGFLQLARAEPHRIVVVDASRSIEEVFADVRRIVDEKYGWA, translated from the coding sequence ATGATACGATTCATTACCCTGGAGGGCGGCGACGGCACGGGAAAATCCACGCAGCTCAGGCTGCTCGAAGGTTACCTGACCGGGCGCGGCAAGATCTGCCTGGCGACGCGCGAACCCGGGGGCACGGCTCTCGGCCGGCTACTTCGCCGGCTCCTGCTCGAGACCGGCGAGCAACCGCTCGCGCCCAAAACCGAGCTCTTTTTCTACCTCGCGGACCGCGCACAGCATGTCTATGAGGTGATCGGGCCGGCCCTGGAGTCGGGAAAGGTCGTTCTGTGCGACCGGTATACGGACTCGACGCTCGCCTACCAGGGATACGGGCGGGGTATTGATGTCGGCGCGCTGAAGCAGTTGAATGCAATGGCGAGCGGCGGGCTCAGCGCGGATCTGACGCTGCTTTTCGACTGTCCGGTGGAAATCTCTCTTGCCAGGACTCTTCAGCGCCAATCGAGTGCGCCCGGGGAAGACCGTTTCGAGCGCGAACGGCTGGAGTTCCACGCAAGGGTACGGGACGGGTTCTTGCAGCTAGCGCGCGCGGAGCCCCACCGAATCGTCGTAGTCGACGCCTCCCGGTCGATCGAGGAGGTTTTTGCCGACGTCCGGCGAATCGTGGACGAGAAATACGGCTGGGCATAA